A stretch of DNA from Flavobacteriaceae bacterium MAR_2009_75:
CAAAGAACACCTCACTATCAGCAGGTATAGTACCGTTCCAATTAGGATCTGCATCGGTAGCACCCGTTCTTCTTGCCTCCCTTTTCATAGCCGCATATTCTTCACCGTTCATCATATCTACAAGACGTGATGCAGAAGTAATACCGTACTGGCTACTATACTTGACCTGCGTTTTCCCAACTCTCCCGCGGTTGGTGGTGACTAAAATAACACCGTTCGCACCACGGGATCCATATACAGCCGTAGCAGCCGCATCTTTAAGAATCTGCATAGAGGCAATATCTTGCGGGTTAATATCAGACATCGATTCAGAACCATCGATTAAAGGAATACCATCGACAACATATAAAGGATCGTTCGAAGCGGTTACGGATCTTCTACCTCTAATTCGAACGGTAGAGGTTTGACCGGGTCTACCACCCCCAGCTTGAATATCTACCCCTGAAATCTGCCCCTTAACGGCATCAATGGAACTTGAGGTCTGTACGATACCTATTTGCTCTGCATCAACAGAGGCAATTGCCGCGGTTACTTCACCCTTTTTCTGGGTACCGTAACCTACAACTACCACCTCATCTAAAAGAGCAGAATCTTCTTCTAGAGTAATCGATAGGTTTGATTGATTGTTAATAGCTACTTCTTTCGTTTTATAACCGATATAGCTCACCCCTAAAGCGGCCGAACCTTCGGCAGCAATAGAAAAATTACCGTCGAAATCGGTTGTGGTACCACGAGTAGTACCCTTTACAATAACGCTTGCACCTGCTAACGGAACTCCGTTAGTATCAGTTACCGTACCCGTGACCGTCGCTTGGTCAGGTACCTCATTTGTAAAAGCATTAAGATCAGCAACTGCGTAATCGTTTGCATGACCGGAAATAATGGGAACAACAAGTAAAACAGTGAATAAAGCCCTGAAAATCAGATTAGAGAGCGCATCACAACTTGTACCCACTATACGTGTAGTGATTTTCATGTTGTAGTTAGTTAAAATGTTAGTTACTTAAAATTTAGATTGGGAAGAGTTTAATCGCCAATAAATGACGAAATCGATTTAGTTTAGATCATCTCATAGACTCATTTTTTTAGTTCTTAGAATTTGTTTTTATTCTGGTTGCCTCAGAAATAACTTAAAGCAAGTAGTGTTAAAATCACACTCGCTTCTAACGAAAATAGGTTTACGTTTTCATTTACACAAATAAAAGTTAAAAAATATAAGTCCTAAATTATCAACTCTCCACCCTATCTTTTCAAATATTGTCACATCAATAATTATTCACCTAAAAGCCATGTTCTATTTGGATTTTACCAAAACTCAAAAATTAGACTTGATTTTTTTTTCAATAGAAAAATTGCAAACAGCCGACCAGTAGGGGCATATGAGAGGACGATGAAAAACATGTTAAAGAAAATATAAATCTTACCAGCTGTACTTGCAGGTTAACATATCGTGCAACCGATTACATTTTTAATTTTCAATTGTAACAAAAAACAATTGTTTTGTGGAGGTCAAAAAAAAATTAAAAAGCGGCTGGTAAATAAGAATTATCTCGTTAATTCTTTTATTTCTTTTGAACCAAACCTTTGGTGAACTCATTCAAAGTTTCAACCTTTTGCTCAAAATCACCTTTGATTGTCTTACGATATTCGTTCAAATTCTTGACCAGGTCATCTATATTCTCAGGAATGACATCTTCAAAAAATTGACGAAGACGTTTCGCGGTAGTAGGTGATTTTCCATTGGTTGAAATTGCGATTTTAACATTGCCTTTCGTCACTATACCCCCCATGTAAAAATCACATAAGGGCGGGTTGTCGGCCACATTAACCAAAATACTTCTAGTTCTACAATCATTATAAACAAGTTCATTCACCTCTGACCTATCAGTTGTAGCAATTACAATATGCTTTTTATCCAAATAAGAGCTATCATAAGAAGCCCTATGCATTACAATATCATATTCATTCGCTAAAGCAATAGTGTCTTCCCTATACATCGGTGCTACCATATCCACTTTGGCATTAGGGCTCGATTTCAATAAAAAAGTCAACTTCTCTAATGCGACATTGCCGCCCCCGACAATCAATACCTTAAGTTCTGAAACTTTTAAAAAAACGGGGTATAGTTCGTTACGCTCCATAGCATTCTAATTTTTCTAGAATGTAAGTTACGATACATAACTGAAAACCCTTTAAAAATCCTAATAAAGACTTTCTATTGTCTCTATTTGTAACAATAATATTTGCATTTTGAGCTCAATTGCACTTTATTTGATGAAACAACACTACAACTCACTCAACTATTATGAAAAAAATTCAGATCTTTCTGTACCTTCAGCTATTTCTCCTCTCCACGAGCATTAGTGCACAAGAGCTTATTACTGGCAAAAATATCGCCGTGACCAATACTGAATCAGGAAAAGTTAGAGGTTATATTCATGATGGAACATTTATATACAAGGGCATACCCTATGCAAAAGCTAATCGGTTTGAGGCTGCTACCAAACCAGATTCTTGGGAAGGCATTAGAAGTTCGACTACTTACGGCCCTGTTGCGCCTTTGATGTCGCCCACAACCTCAGTAAACGATGAACCCGAGTTTGTCTTCGACCATGATTGGGGCTACCCTAATGAAGATTGCTTACGAATCAACATATGGACACCCCAAATCGACAATAATAAAAAACGCCCCGTTCTGTTTTGGATTCATGGAGGTGGTTTCACTGCTGGATCTAGTCAGGAGCTGCCCTCATACGATGGTGAAAATTTGAGCAAACGAGGTGATGTTGTTGTTGTATCTATTAATCATCGACTGAACGTTCTGGGATTCTTAGACCTTTCCGCCTACGGAGATAAATTTAAACATTCGGCCAATAACAGCATTTTAGATATGGTGGCCGCCTTGAATTGGGTAAAAGAGAATATCGAAAATTTCGGCGGAGACCCCAACAACGTAACTATTTTCGGCCAGTCTGGTGGTGGTGCTAAAGTCAATACTTTAATGGCAATGCCAAAAGCCAAAGGGTTATTTCACAAGGCCGTGAACCAAAGCGGCTCGTTCAGAACCAACATCTTAGATAAGGAAGAAACACAGGCTATCGGGGCAGAAGTTCTATCTATACTAGACCTTAACACTGACCAAGTAGACAGTCTGCAAACCATACCTTTTGAACAACTTAGCAAGGCTGGTACACAAGCCTTAAAAAATGTGGCTGAAAAAATGAAGGCGGAAGGTAAACCTGCTATTGGCTTCGGACTTAATTGGGGGCCGAGTAGAGATGGTATCGACCTGCCCTATTCGCTATTTTCTCCAGAAGCTTTTGAGTTATCGATAGATATTCCTCTTTTATTGGGCACCACTAAGAATGAATTTGCACCATTTGCCAATATGAGGTTTGTTGATGCCTCGGATGAAGAAATTATGGCACACATAAAAAAAGAATGGAAAGATAAATCGGATGATTATATCAAAGCTGTAAAAAAGGCATATCCTGATGATACAGAAGCAAAAGATTTATTGGATGTAGATACCATGTTTAGACCTGGGGCCGTAGTTCAGGCCAATGGAAAATCAGCATTGAAAAATGGTGCCCCCGTTTATATGTATTTGTTTACTTGGCAATCGCCTGTATTTAACGGCAAATACAAATCACTTCATTGCATGGAACTACCTTTCGTATTCGATAATATTGAAAGGGCCAAGAATATGACCGGTGGAGGAGATGCCGCTCATCGACTTGCTGAAAAAATGAGCCTAGCGTGGATCAACTTTGCAAAAACTGGTGACCCTAACCACTCAGGCCTACCAAAATGGCCTAGATATAACAGCCAAAACACGGCAACTATGCACTTTGATACAATCTCTGAGGTCAAACCTCAATTAGATAAGGAATTGTTCAAATTATTTGAGCAAAAGTGATGATCTATGACCAAGTTCAGGATAAAAGGTTCTGAAAATTATTTAATAAGTACGATTTGAACTTCTCAAAAGAACTACTACATAAAATGTACGGGAGAAGAAAGCATTAAAAAATATAACATATCGGGCTTAGCTTCAGACCTTAGAAACCTATAAGCTCTCTTCATTTGCGTTTTAACGGTATTCACTGAAATACCATTGTTTTCTGCTATTTCGGCATAACTCTGCCCGTAAATCACGTATGAAATAAATATATTTCTGCGATTTTCAGGCAGTTTTGTCAATAACTCTTGTAACTTCTTTCTATTTCCGGTCTTTTCGAAAGGCTTCAACTCATAAGAATCTTTATAGCCTAATTCTTTTATAAGAGACTCTTCCTTTTTGTTTTCTCTCAAATATTGAATACTTAAATTCTTTATGGCCTTTACGGCGTAAGCCTTAAACGATGTAGAAATTCTAATAGAGTTCCGTCTTTCCCAAAATGAAATAAAAAAGTCTTGAACCACATCTTTGGCTACTTCGTGGTCTTTAACAATAGTCAAAGACACTAAGCACAAATAAGTGTGATTGTCTTTAAAAAATAACTCTAATTCGTCTACATCTAAGGGTCGTGACTGCATTTTCTCTGGAACTTGAAGTACTCGAACTTAATAAAAAATTCAAGGATATTCGTCTTTCTTTATTCAATAGTATTCATTTTCGCGCATCTAGAGAAGGTTTAAAAAGTTTTTTGTTAAAAAGATAAATATCTGTCACCCTAATTTAGAATTTCAACAACATTATAAAAACAAACCATAGCAAATGGCAAACAGCGAAAAATTTAAGCTGGCTTTAAAGCACATCAAGAAAACAGGTAAACTCGATACTCAAAACTTGAAAAACCTGTCTAATGATGAGAAACAGATAATATACACGCTATACAACAAAGGTTTGTTGGACGAGTCATCAAGATTGATCGAGAGTCTAGATTCTGATAAGGATTGGAATGCTATAAAAAAAGAATTGCCGGCTAGTGAAAAGCAGGTTATGCCTATTTGGAAATCTGTTTTAAAGTATGCAGCAATTTTTGTCGGATTAGCGACTACTTTCTTTTTGATTCAACAGGAAGAGAATCTAGCTGAACCTGCCCCTCTATTTGAAAAAGCTATTACCCTTAAAATAGGTGAGAAGAGTTTAAAGGTCATAAATGAAAACGATAGCCAAAATATCATTTCTTCTAATGGTGAAGTTATCGGAACACAAAAGGGCAACACATTAAGTTATAATACCAACTCTAAAATAGATGAGTTAACCTATAATGAACTTGAAGTGCCTCTCGGTAAAATTTTTAATGTTGAACTATCAGATGGTACATTGGTTCATTTAAATTCAGGAACTAAAATTAAATACCCCATTAAGTTTCTTCAAGGTGACAATAGAGAAGTGTTCATTCAGGGCGAAGCATATTTCAAGGTAGCAAAAGACACCCGCCACCCCTTTATCGTCAATGCAGATGCAGTTGCAGTCGAAGTTTTGGGAACGGAATTCAATATAACTTCCTATCCTGAAGATCATGTAATCAAAACTGTTTTAGTCGAAGGTTCTGTAGATATGACAAACAGCTATGCACCGAACGAAAACACTATTCTCAAACCTGGCAACAAAGGCAGTTGGCACAAAGTAAACCGCAAAACCAAAATTGAAGAAGTTGATGTTGAAATGTACACAGGCTGGATTACCGGAGAGTTAATATTCAGAAATTTATCCTTCGAAGAAATATCGACAAAGCTAGAGCGTAGATACAATATTATTATAGAGAACAACAATGCTCAACTCGCCTCTAAAATCTTGACCGCTAGGTTTAATGTCAATGTGGAAAACATTGAAGATATTTTAAAATCTCTAAAACAAATTACACCCTTTAATTATCAAATTATTGATAGAAAAATTTTAATCGATTAATAACCTCTAAAAATCTGTTGCCTATGAGATAAAGCATTCACTAGGTCGTCTTACACACTAACCGGCCAATATTTATGAGAAAACTAAATAACCTAAACAAACTAACAATGAGAAAAAACCTTCTGAACCAATCGCTAACTCGGTTCTCCTTCAAATTCTCAGTAAAATTGATACTTTCAATTCTATTGACCCTAACCCCATTATATGAGGCAAGTGCAAACTCTTACAGTCAAAATACCGATTTAAGTCTCGATTTTGATGATGTAACCATACGAGAAGTCTTTAATGAAATAGAAGCTACCACAGAATTTAGGTTCATGTACGAAAGTGGTCAAATCGACCTTCAAAGAAAAATTACTATTCATGTTGAGAAAATAAAAATTGACCAGGTGCTAAACCATTTATTCGGTGGCACCAACATCAAATATCGTACGGTCAATCGGCAGGTTATCTTGACAAAAAACAAAGAGGTACCTGAACCAAGCGAATCAGGTGCAATTATTAATAAGACACCTATCAAAAACAAAGTACAGCAAGAAGTCACGGGTATAGTTCTAGATATGGATGGCCAACCCCTACCTGGAGCCAATATTCTTGAGAAAGGAACTACGAATGGTACACAGACCGACTTTGATGGAAACTTTACGATTTCTGTGGGCGATGATGCCATATTAGTGTTTTCATACATTGGTTTTTCAACCAAAGAAGTACCGGTCGATGGGCAAACCAATCTTTCCGTTAGTATGTCGGAGAATGCTGCCAGTCTCGAAGAAGTAGTATTGGTCGGTTATGGAACTCAAAGCAGGGCCAAAGTTACAGGAGCGATCAGTTCCGTTGACGGAGAAGGACTGACACAGCGACCTGTTACCAGTGCCGCCACAGCATTACAAGGTCAGTCGCCAGGTCTTACCATTCAAAACAATGGTGGTGCTCCAGGTGTCGAAGATGTAGGCATCAGAATAAGGGGTATCGGAACTCTGAACAATTCAAATCCATTGGTATTGATAGATGGTATCGAACAATCGCTTAGTTCGGTAGAACCCCAAAACATCGAATCCATATCTATTTTAAAAGATGCGGCCTCGGCTGCAATTTATGGGTCTAGGGCCGCAAATGGTGTAATTCTAGTAACTACAAAAAGAGGAGCTTCTAAGGGTACTACCTTAACCTACGATGCCTTTGTAGGTGTTCAAAACCCAAGTTTTTTTCCTGAGAAAGCCGACACCGAGTCGTGGTTAAGGCTAGAGAATGAAGCCCAAGTAAATGCAGGTGGTACGCCTACATATTCTGAAGAGTATATTCAAAATGCAGTTGCGGGTACGAACCCGTACGAATTTCCATGGGCCAATTGGGAAGATGGCATATTCAACGAAAGTGCCCTAATGCAACAGCATGCCTTTTCAATTTCAAGTGGTGGCGAGAGAGGTAAAATATTCGCCTCGTTGAATTATAATGATTCCGATGGTATTCTTCAAAATTTCAATAACAAAAGAACCACCATGCTCATCAACGCTGATATGTATGCCAGCGATAAATTAACTTTTAAAATGGGCCTTATGTACAGAAATGGTAATTTCTCTGGCCCGGGCCATGCTATAAATTCATCAGGTGTTGCAGGTCAACAAATAGTACAAGGTCTTCTTCATATCAATCGTAACGTCGTAATGGCGTACCCAGATGGCACTTATGATTTGGTATCAGGGTATTGGAACCCACATGCGATGGCCAATGAAGGAGAAACAAGCATGATTTCCGATGATGTTGTTGCCCAAGGCGGTTTCGAGTATCAGGTGACCGAAGATCTCTCATTACAAGGTAATGTCACCTATAAATTAGATAACGAATCGACCTCTCGGTTTATGAACAGTTTAGCTGGTATGACCAATTATGTAACTGGCGACCCGGTTGCGGTATCGGGTTGGTTTGCCACAAACGAACTAACAGAAACCAAAAATACTACTAGAGAACTTAGTCAAAGGTTATACCTTAACTACTCCAAAAGATTTGATGTTCACGACGTCGAAGCATTGGTGGGTTACGAAGAAATTCATAACAAGTTCAAGAATGTTAGTGCAAGCCGACAAAACTTTTTCAATAATGACTTAAGAGACTTGAATGCAGGTGCCGTAGACAATCAAAATATCAGCGGCTACAATCAAGAGTGGAGGTTACGCTCATTTTTTGGCCGATTAAATTATTCTTTTGATGATAAATATTTGATTCAGGGCAACCTTAGGTATGATGGATCTTCAAGATTTGGCGATGGCAACAGATGGGGGCTCTTCCCGTCGATTTCCGCTGGATGGAATTTAACCAATGAAGAATTTATGCAAAATCTGGTAGAAGATTCTTTTGTGAGCGGCATTAAACTGAGAGCCTCTTGGGGTCAACTCGGTAACCAAAATATCGGTCTAAACCGATTCAGTAGCACCTACAACTTAGATCAAGGTTATCAATTTGGTGGTAACGTGGTTTCTGGTTCGGCCATTCGAAATGCGGGAAATCCGAATATTACCTGGGAAACCTCCACCATGACCAACCTAGGTCTTGATGCAACATTTTTGAATAATAGACTCTCATTGGTAGCCGAATACTTCTGGAAGTATACCGATGATATTCTACTTGATCTACCTATATCATCTACGATCGGTGTTAACCCTCCGGTACAAAATGCCGCCGCCGTTTCGAACAACGGCTATGAAATAGGAATTAACTACCAAGGAGCTTATAAACCAGAAGATGGGTTCAACTATTCGATAGGTCTGAATTTTACAGATGTAATCAATAAAATTGAAGACTTGAATGGTGCCGGTCCGTTTTTTCCTGACAATTTTTCAATCTGGACAGAGGGTCATTCTATCAACACTTTACGAGGTCTTACCTCTCCCGGCCTATATAGAAGCAATGAAGATTTGGCCGAATACCCAGCTACCATACACCCAAGTGTAGGTATCGGAGACATTATTTATGAGGATGTAAACGGCGACGGTCAAATCACACAATCTATCGCCCCTGGTGGAGATCAAGTTATAATTGGCAACGAAGATCCGCGTTACGAATTTGGGTTCAGATTTGATGCTTCCTATAAAGGTTTCGATTTCTCCATGTTCTGGCAAGGTGTCTTGCAGAAGCAGCATTTACTTGATGGTGCCATACCGGAAGGGCCTGCTTTTCAGAATTTCATTCACAAAGAAATGGCTGAACGCTCTTACCACCCTGAAAGAAACCCTAATGGTGATTGGCCATTGGTCACTTCAGGCAACTCATGGAACATCGTAAAATCAGATTTTTGGCTAATTGACAGCAAATATGCCCGACTCAAGAACTTTCAATTGGGCTATACTTTTAAACAGGATATTTTCTCAAAACTCAGACTCTATGTTTCAGGAGAAAACATGCTTACGATCACTTCCCAAAAATTGTTCGATCCTGAAACTCCTAGAGGAAGAAGTCAATTCTTTCCTCATACGAAAACAATGAGTGTTGGTCTAAACGTGGTGTTTTAAGAAATAAAAAAGCTATTATGAAAAACTTAGATATAATTAAAGGATTAGTATTAATGGCCTCAGCACTATTCTTTGGCTGTGCTGACGGCCTAGACGAAGGGCTTGATATAGAACCTACGGGTGCTGTTTCAGAAACTGTTTATTGGAGTTCTGAAAGAGATGCTGTTTTGGCGGTCAATGCAATTTACAATGAACTGGATAATACCCAATCGGTAATAGAATTTGACGGTATAACCGATATAGGCTTTCGTTCGGCATCGAACGTGCCAACGTTTAATGATGTTCGACTGGGTGAAATAGACCCTTCAAATGCAACGATAACTGGAATTTGGGAAAGGTACTATCGAGGTATTCGCAAATCAAACGATGTGCTTGCAAATATTGACCGTGTAGAAGATGGCGACCCAAGCACTATGGCTCGATTAACGGCCGAAGCTAGGTTTTTAAGAGCCTATTACTATATGCAACTTTCAAGTCTGTGGTGTAATGCGCCACTCATTTTAGAACCTTTAGATGTGAACGATCAACGCCCGACCAATTCTAAAGAAGAATTAGTGAATTTTGTTATAGATGAATTAGAGGCTATCATAAATAGTGAAGCTTTGCCCTTAAGCTACAATAATGATAACTTGGGTAGGGTTACGCAAGGGGCTGCACTCGCAACCAAAGCTAGAATAGCTATTCGCAATAATAGATTTGAAGAAGCAAGGGATGCCTCGTTGGCGGTTATGGACCTAGGCATCTATAGTTTGTACCCTGACTATGAAGAACTTTTTCAATCGGCCGGGCAAAACTCTTCAGAAATAATTTTTGATAGACAATATGCAGTTGGGGGAAGCACCTATAACAACTTTGGGTATTCTGCAGCTTCGATCGGAGGTAACTCTACGGTTGAACCGATGATGGGTCTTTTTGAGAAGTATGAATATATCGGACCTGAAAATCCTGATGACCCTTATGAGAATAAAGATCCCCGCTGGGCATACAATGTGTACTATACCGGTCAACCTATAGGTGCCAACATCTATAACTCATGGCCAACAAGTGCTACTCCAGATCGGGTAAGCGGCAGTGAATGGGCTACTTTATACGGCTACAACCTTAAGAAGTGGGTTGACTACGAAACCTTTGTAGAAAACCCGAGTTTGGGAGACGTAAACATGATTTTAATTAGATATGCCGATGTTCTCTTAATGTATGCCGAATCTAAAATAGAGCTCAATGAAATAGATGCATCGGTATACGATGCCATCAACCAAATAAGACAGCGACCTACCGTAGAAATGCCGGCGATTACCGAAGGCAAATCACAAGCTGAACTTAGAGAAATAGTTCGTGATGAACGTGTTAAAGAACTTGCTTTTGAAGGGCTCCGCTTGTTCGACCTCAATAGATGGCAACTTGGTGAAGAAAAAGTCGGTCTTCTTCAAGGAATGTTCTACATTAATGAAAGTTCTGGAGAATGGGAAATCCTCGACTATGGTCAAGTGGCAAAATTTAATCCAGATCGTGATTATTGCTGGCCCGTTCCTCAAAAAGAAATGGATATAAACGACGTAATCACACAAAACCCTGGTTACACAAACTAAACAAGCCATGAAAGACGACAAAACCCTTTCTAAAGAAACCCGAAGAAGATTTCTTAAAAAAGCAGGCGCAGCCGCTGTTTTCAGCGCGGGTTCGTTTCAAATGCCCCTCGGCCTAGCAAACAGCTTTGACCTCAGCAAAAAAGATCAGCTCAAAGTTGGGCTGGTCGGTTGCGGTGGTCGAGGTACAGGTGCTGCGGTACAAGCATTAAATGCTGACCCAGATGTTGTATTGCATGCAATGGCAGATGCTTTTGAAGATAGATTGACGAGTTCTTTGGCTTTATTAAAAAAAGCACATGGCCAACGTGTAAAGGTTGATAAAGCAAGGCAATTTGTGGGTTTCGATGCATGTCAAAAACTTATAGATTCGGGTGTTGACGTGGTGCTTCTTGCGAGCCCTCCTGGCTTTCGACCTGACCATTTAACTGCAGCCATAGATGCGGGCAAACATGTATTTTATGAAAAACCTGTGGCAGTAGATGCTCCTGGCGTTCGAAAAGTGCTAGAAGCCGCAAAAAAGGCTAAGACCAAAAATCTCTCAATGGTCTCAGGTTTCTGCTTTAGGTACGACCTACAAAAACAGGCCCTCTATAGTAAAGTATTAGGTGGCGCTATTGGAGATATCAGAACAATATCATCTACCAGAAATGGTGGAGAATTGTGGTTCAAAGACAGAAAACCCGAGTGGACCGATATGGAGTACCAACTTCGAAATTGGTATTATCAGAATTGGCTATCGGGAGACTTCCTTGTGGAAATGTTTGTGCATAGTTTAGATATGATTACTTGGGCTCTTGGTGAAAAAATGCCTTTATCTGCGACTGCTACCGGTGGTAGGCAATGGCGTACCGATGAAAAATATGGCAACATATATGATCATTTTGCTCTCGAATACGATTATGCCGACGATATCAAGGGGTATTGCTTTACCAGACAACAACGAGGGGGTTCTACTAAAAATGCGGTTGAAATCAATGGTACTCTTGGTAATGCGTATTATGAAGGAAATCGCCACGAAATCACTGGCAAAAATGCATGGAAGTATGATGGAGAGGTTAATGACATGTATCAATCGGAGCATGACGCCCTATTCAAATCTATTCGTGAAGGCTCAGGAATAAATGATGGTGAGTTAAGTGCGAATAGCACACTCATGGGCATAATGGGTAGAATGGCCGCCTATACCGGGCAAACCATAAGTTGGGACGATGCCATGAACTCTACTGAAACCCTAGGTCCCAAAGCTTATGACTGGGATCTGAAGTTTAATGGACCCGAAATAGCCGTACCCGGAAAAACCAAATTTATCTAACCTCATAAAAATTTACAGTGATGTAGTTAGTTCATTTAGGGGAGTGCTCAATGATGTGGTTAATCTTTGAGATCCTATACCAAACCATAGGTTGGCTTACCACCCTCTCTCCTAAATGTTTTACCATTGTAATAATCTTAAGCCAAATGAAAATGAAATATAGAATCAATTTTACCATCGCTATCGTTCTGACCTTTATAAGCGCGACTAAAATTACAGCGCAAACTGAGGATTTTGGTTTTGAATTCGGCACCGTTACAGAAATGGAAAATCTGTATGCTTCCAATTCTGATAAGCTCGAAACCATAAAATGGCATAACGTCAATACTGAAGAGAACACGTGGTCTGTACAAGACGATGGCATCTTGGTATGCAAAGGCTTACCCATAGGTGTGGTACGTTCTGAAAAGCAATATGAAAATTTTATCCTACATGTGGAATGGCGGCATATGGAAGCCGGAGGAAATTCGGGCATATTCGCATGGAGCAATGCCAACCCTGAAGATGGAAAAAACCTTCCGGACGGTCTTGAAATTCAAATGCTCGAATTAGACTGGGTCAATTTAAATGTTAGAGATGGCAAAAAACCTCCTATTGCCTATGTACATGGAGAACTTTTCGGAGTCGGCGGGGTAACGACCGTACCTGACAACCCTAGAGGTGAAAGAAGTAAATCTATCGAGAATCGTGCAAAAGGAAA
This window harbors:
- a CDS encoding putative dehydrogenase, with protein sequence MKDDKTLSKETRRRFLKKAGAAAVFSAGSFQMPLGLANSFDLSKKDQLKVGLVGCGGRGTGAAVQALNADPDVVLHAMADAFEDRLTSSLALLKKAHGQRVKVDKARQFVGFDACQKLIDSGVDVVLLASPPGFRPDHLTAAIDAGKHVFYEKPVAVDAPGVRKVLEAAKKAKTKNLSMVSGFCFRYDLQKQALYSKVLGGAIGDIRTISSTRNGGELWFKDRKPEWTDMEYQLRNWYYQNWLSGDFLVEMFVHSLDMITWALGEKMPLSATATGGRQWRTDEKYGNIYDHFALEYDYADDIKGYCFTRQQRGGSTKNAVEINGTLGNAYYEGNRHEITGKNAWKYDGEVNDMYQSEHDALFKSIREGSGINDGELSANSTLMGIMGRMAAYTGQTISWDDAMNSTETLGPKAYDWDLKFNGPEIAVPGKTKFI
- a CDS encoding putative outer membrane starch-binding protein, translating into MKNLDIIKGLVLMASALFFGCADGLDEGLDIEPTGAVSETVYWSSERDAVLAVNAIYNELDNTQSVIEFDGITDIGFRSASNVPTFNDVRLGEIDPSNATITGIWERYYRGIRKSNDVLANIDRVEDGDPSTMARLTAEARFLRAYYYMQLSSLWCNAPLILEPLDVNDQRPTNSKEELVNFVIDELEAIINSEALPLSYNNDNLGRVTQGAALATKARIAIRNNRFEEARDASLAVMDLGIYSLYPDYEELFQSAGQNSSEIIFDRQYAVGGSTYNNFGYSAASIGGNSTVEPMMGLFEKYEYIGPENPDDPYENKDPRWAYNVYYTGQPIGANIYNSWPTSATPDRVSGSEWATLYGYNLKKWVDYETFVENPSLGDVNMILIRYADVLLMYAESKIELNEIDASVYDAINQIRQRPTVEMPAITEGKSQAELREIVRDERVKELAFEGLRLFDLNRWQLGEEKVGLLQGMFYINESSGEWEILDYGQVAKFNPDRDYCWPVPQKEMDINDVITQNPGYTN